The Streptomyces sp. DG1A-41 genomic sequence CTGCCGTGCCTCGTACGCGTGATCGAGGGCTTGTCGGGTGCCGTGCCCGTGCGCAGCGAACTGCGGTTGCGCTTCCACCAGGGCCGGGTCGTGCCGTGGGTGCGGGACGCCGGCCGCGGCACAGTCGCGGTCGCCGGTCCGGACGCCGTCTGGCTCGGCGCCGACGGCCCGGTGCGGGCGCTCGGCGGCACGGACGCGATGGTCTGGGACGTCACCGTCCCGGCCGGCCGACGGCTGGCGCTGACGCTGGCGTGGTCGCCCTCGCACCGGCCCGAGCCGCCCACATCGCTCGCCGTCCCGGCGGAGACGGTGCTGAAGGAGACCGTCGACTACTGGCGGCGCTGGAGCGCCCGGTGCCGCTACCAGGGACCGTGGCGGGAGGCCGTGGTGCGATCCCTGATCACCCTGAAGGCCCTCACCTACGCGTCCACCGGCGGCATCGTCGCCGCACCGACCACCTCGCTGCCCGGCTGCATCGGAGGCGAACGCAACTGGGATTACCGCTACTGCTGGCTGCGCGACTCCACCCTCACCCTGTCCTGCCTGCTGCGCAGCGGCTACCGGGAGGAGGCCACGGCCTGGCTGGACTGGCTCGTGCGGGCCATCGCCGGTGATCCCGCCGATCTTCAGACCGTGTACGGCGTCAAGGGGCAGCGGCTGCTGCCGGAGACCGAGGCGCCGTGGCTGCCCGGCTACGAGGGATCCCGGCCGGTGAGGTTCGGGAACTCGGCGGTGGGCCAGTTCCAGCTGGATGTGTACGGCGAGGTCATGGACACGCTCTTTCTGTCACTGCGGGCGGGGATCTCCATGCCCGCCCACGTCTGGGACCTGGTGGAGGCGCTGATGGGCTACCTGCACCGGCACTGGCGCGAACCGGACCAGGGGCTGTGGCAGGTGCGGGGCCCCAGGCGGCAGTTCGTCCACTCCAAGGTGATGGCGTGGGTGGCCGCCGACCGGGCGGTGCGCATGGGCCGGCTGCTCGGCCGGAACGGCTCCTCGGGCGAGTGGCAGGCCATGCGCCAGGAGGTGCATCGGGAGGTCTGCCGCGAGGGCTGGAACGCGAAACAGGGCTCGTTCGTTCAGTCGTACGGCTCCTCGGCCCTGGACGCCTCCGCCCTGCTGATCCCCCGGCTCGGCTTCCTGCCGGCCCGCGACGAACGGGTGCGCGGCACCGTCCGGGCCGTACGACGGC encodes the following:
- a CDS encoding glycoside hydrolase family 15 protein — protein: MSAPIEDYALISDLETAAMVGRDGSVDWLCLPRFDSPSCLAALLGTEDNGFWRIAPVTHGGLCTRRAYRPDTLVLDTVWETAAGTVRVTDFMPPRAELPCLVRVIEGLSGAVPVRSELRLRFHQGRVVPWVRDAGRGTVAVAGPDAVWLGADGPVRALGGTDAMVWDVTVPAGRRLALTLAWSPSHRPEPPTSLAVPAETVLKETVDYWRRWSARCRYQGPWREAVVRSLITLKALTYASTGGIVAAPTTSLPGCIGGERNWDYRYCWLRDSTLTLSCLLRSGYREEATAWLDWLVRAIAGDPADLQTVYGVKGQRLLPETEAPWLPGYEGSRPVRFGNSAVGQFQLDVYGEVMDTLFLSLRAGISMPAHVWDLVEALMGYLHRHWREPDQGLWQVRGPRRQFVHSKVMAWVAADRAVRMGRLLGRNGSSGEWQAMRQEVHREVCREGWNAKQGSFVQSYGSSALDASALLIPRLGFLPARDERVRGTVRAVRRLGHGGFVRRYAPDGLGTHDVDGLHGREGAFVSCSLWYADALAATGHPRQAREAFERVLAVRNDLGLLAEQWDPDAGRQLGNAPQAFSHIALVETAFALSPTPGPSPGAGSDGPASNRGTSSCPVTDAHPCLTMSLARRKTRKQARGGAAARFSRPPFSRMAPYIATRRRISPCACGKRPAE